The Glycine soja cultivar W05 chromosome 4, ASM419377v2, whole genome shotgun sequence genomic sequence GCATTGATTGCGTTCTTTTTTGTGTGAGTAGTTAATCTACTTAGCGGCATTTCTTAAATTCTTTTAGGAGAAGCAAGTAAActccaaaaatatattattttgtgatCTTTGAAATTCTAGGAGTAGTTGAGAATGAAGTAAAATGTTTATCTTCGCTTGATTGGAATTTATTCCTTGAGATTTTTTATAAGGTATTTAAGAGTGGATAttggattatttatttatttatttatttatttattgtgagtTTATAATTGATTGTTGCTCGCTACAACGGAAAGATAATGTAGCTTATGAGTCAAAAATTCatagtatatatatgtttttttttttgctgcaaCGAAGAGAGAATGTAACCTATGGGTTGAATATTCATAGTTTCTAAAGATCCGTTCGctgcaacgaagagataatgcaaCCTACGAGCAAAGTGTCGTTGTTCTATAATTAGCGGTCGCCACAATGAAGAGGTAATGTGATCTATGTGCACATAGTAAAATGAAAGTTTTTACAAAGTTATTATTCTTGAATACAAGTTTATATGTAGTTCTAAAATTTTTCAAGGGAGTATACAATAGTTTCTAAAAGTAAGTTGtatttatttcacttttatttaatgtcatttaaattctttttggaTGTAAAGACTTGTATTATGTTTGTGCTCTCCTTCCTATCCGGTTTATATTTTATGCTCTCACTAAGTCTTCGAGACTTACCCCCTTCTTTCATTTTTGTCCTCAGACACACAGATAGTCAGCTTACTTCCTAGGATTTGCTGACTTACCCAAgaatttgtttatctttttgGTAGGCCTCCATTGCgtttgatgaaaaatattttttttgtgactcCAGTATAATGCGACTATAGGGATAAGGGTAAGAATAAATATAGAGAAAATTCCGTTATTTTGAGATGTAGATGATCTTATCTTATAGATATGCTTATggtgtaattatgaaattttgagACACTTTGATGATTAGTATGTATGACCAACATCactattaattgatattttggATAATATGTCAAGGGTTTATGTTGTGATCTATAACCTTGATATCTAACTATTGGAtcttaatatatgtatatatagatTTGCATggatatatgatatattttcaCAGGTTATTCAATATGGGGTTTGTCTTGTTTTTAGGGGAAACTCTATCGAATTTTCGATAACCCATTTTGGTTAATCTTTTAAATGTGATTTGGAATGAAATACTCTTAGACTAGCCAGGCTAAGGAAATTATAGTTTGTGCATCAATTATGGTCTAAGAGTGAGTCGTGACAATAACTCTACAAAAGTTATCAAGAAAgtggttttgttctttttaagTTTACCCTAGCATATTTCTTATTCATGTTAATGAATTATCATGAAACGCATAAAAAATTGGGATATCAGTCCACATGTTAATTGGCTTGCAATTTGGCCATAGGGATGGATCccgaaataattaaaaaatgaaacaaataaaaatattaatttaagtcctatttttaaaaaaaagttaacaagataattataaattatcatatgaGATTTAAATTAGGTAAACATTAATAACTTGTTTATAATTGTTGACCTTGATCAAACCTTTTAAACTAGGTTATTGTCAAACACCTTCGGACTAAGGTGATGTTGTGATAAGCAGCATCTCACACAGTCAAGCATATGGGTTGACGAGGATGCCTTGGCCTGACATCGCAAGGGCCTAAACTCAAGGTTTCTGAGACTTCTATGGGACATGACTCTTACTACTCAAAACCACAACCTGAATCCTTAAGTTCCTCATTAGGTTTGGACCTTAATTTAATCTTGAGTCGAATATCACCTCAGGCCTTCTCCGTATCTAAATATGATCCTATTTTGATAAACTTATCATAAATACTTAAGATTGGTtaactttaatattataaaaaaaatccatttagtTTCGTCTAAAATTTATCCGAAGACTGTACGTCTACACCGTTCGTCCTGAAACGCACACCTCATTTCTTGTAATATACTAATAAACCGCAAGAATATAGGATTTGAGAGCCTTGTGTTTGATGAGTAGCAAACAGGTTTTCGATCTTGCTCGGCTGTCAATTTATTTCGCCGCTAAATTATTGCATAATTCTATACTAGTACAATATAACTTTGTTGCTGGGAGACAGAACACAGTGTTTAAGCTATAAATCATGAATTAAAACGAGCAACACATGAAGAATTATTAACTTCTGTAAGCCCTCTTTTGAAACAATAAATGGATAAGTTAATTCGTTAAATAAAATCAAGTTgaggaaagaaaattttagaattaCATGTAGAAAGCTAACTACATCCTCCACCTCAAAAACACAGACTCCTCAGGAAAAACTCGGCCTGGCAAGCAAGTAGAAAGGGAAACCTACAACGGAATACTATCAAATCCTTTTAGCGTCTTACAGGCAGTAACTCACTCCAGCTTTATACCGTCCATCTCATTGATCACCCCTTCAAGCTGCaaacaaaacacaacaaaatggtCAAACAAGAGTCAAGAAACATGAAGAAATCTtagcaaataagaaaattatgcAACAGAATGCATACGAAGCATACCTTGACAATCTGACGCAAAAAGTAATCCCCATAACGTTTGGCAGGCTTAGACTCCATAACATGAATTGTGTCCTGCAGCAAATGAAGAAGACATTCAAAATTTGCAGCACCATTTAAGATAGAAACTGGTGAACGGCCATACAGTTCAATTCCAAAAACCTAACTTTTGCATGACACTATGAACCCCTTGTCCAATGTTTACAGCATTGGCACAAGGTAGTCAAGCAGGTGTCCATTCATCACTGACATCCCTGTGCACTTGGATTATTCTTAATATAAATAGAAGTAAAACATAAGCCAATTAAAACATAAAGGATAAGACCAATCAAAAGACAATCACTGGTGTACTGCTGACTCAGTAATGTATTTGGGGGTTTATCTTTAATTCAACAAGGATTTAGAGAGCAAAGAAATGCTATTATTATCAAAGAAACGATTTTAACTGAAAAAGACACTCATGCCAATATGGCCTGGAAAATCTGTTAACATCCCCAAATAGCATTtgaaataagagaaaaggaATATTCAGGAAAAACTAGTGAGCAAGCTTACATCATCAATATAGAAATCTAAATCGGCATTGGATGTAATTTTCCCATCACTATCAACAGCATGTGTCTTGTGCTTGTATGTCATCAAGATAGTCCTGCCAAGCATCAAAATGGAAATACATGAATAAGCTTAtgcacaaaatttatattttataaacaaaattccTGATAATCAAGGGGGATGCTAAAATAATTGGATGTCCTTGCAACCTTAAGGTGGGTTCATCCACTTCCATGTAACTTGCAAGTTTTGTGAGGGAGATTGTTGAATACACTTTCAAGAAGGTGCGGACACCTGATAGCAACTGTTGTTGCTTTGCTTCATAAAGGAACAGTTTCAACTGAAGTCTATAGGCATCCtgacaaaacaaataatatttagtTATTCACATGGAAAAAAAGGGGAATTAAGGGAGCAAAAAGAATATCCAAACAATTATTTCTAACAAGTTGAGCAACTCTGCCAGATCAATGCAAACCTTTAATGAATCCATAAACATAGAAGGCCCAAGGTGTAAATAGAAGTCTAAGAACAACATTATGAAAATGAATACCaagtttcaataaaaatttatctcttcactgtaaaattaaataataaaatacagaAAATACACACTCTTAAGATTAAGGTATCTAACATCCTCTTTAATGAAATCAATGGGCAAGAActctaaaatatcaaaattcacTTCAATGTAGTTCGCTAACTGTCCTTTAGTTGATCATGTTCTCTTTTTCGGTGtacagtttttagtttttagggGATGGATAAATATTCCTGACCAGATAACATTTCACCCATTAAGATTGTGGAAGGAGAAAAAATTAGTTACAAGCTCAATAAAGAGAAACAGAACTTCAAATTTCGGTTCAAATGGAGCTAACTTCAAATTTGAAGTTTTGGGGGGTTATGCACTCACTCCAAATGCTTTTTTTAGTGACCCACATTGCATCAAAGGCATACCTGATTGTAATTTACTAGAGGCTCCTCGAAACTAGGTGCTGAAGGGGTAATGAACTTGGGGCATGCATATGAGAAGAGCTCATCATAGATAGCAAATGCCTCATCATCATACCTCTGCATTCTAACCATCTTTTCACCATACTTCTCACGTAACTGAGAGTTCACAGTTTCATCAACAAGCCTGCTTTGGGGGCAGAGTGAAAGGCTAATTGCCAGTAAGGCatacatttgttcatttttcttCAGTATCTGCTCATATTGGGGTGATTTCTGATGATACTGCTTTGTCTTAAAGATGTACAAGAGAATTTTGTTAAATTCACGAATTGCTTCCACATATCTGTAAAAGAGGCTACAGGTTAGGTCATGTAATGAGATAATACAAAACATTATCTGGTGGAATAGAATTCTTCAATAGAGACGCAACCTTCAGACAGCCTTTCTTAAATGGAGCATTATTTTAAGCCAACATGCAACAAACTTCATCCAAAACAATGCATGGGGGAATATGTTGGATTATTGGTCTAGTCTTCTAATCAGAAGAAATATTGCAAGTGCATAGTACTCCAGAATAGTTGAGTATTTACCCATtcctaactttttttaataaattttggatGCTCAATCGTACTTCATAAAGTACAGAATCAAGAAAGACAAAAGACAAATCCCATAACACACTTACATATTATAAGCTCATGGATTGGAAGAGATTCATGCTATTCAGAAAGAGATCATAGACATTTTCAGATGAATAGAAAGAGAATAACTTCCATTAAGtgatttattagataaaaaaaaacagaatctTGAGAAATGAGAACTATCCAAAATTCAGAATAAGTATGGGAAGGAGCCATTGAACAGCTGGAAAAAGCCGCGGCCCAAATATGGAAATTCAATACAGAAGTAGATCAGTTTCAGCTAAAAGGCTATTCTGAGATGgaacaagaaaaaattgaatttcattaattcaattttatatgACTGTGAAACAATTAGAAAAATACGAGGCAAAAGACCAGCCACCATTGTTCAAAGACCAAAACAAATCTCACCCCCAACTATCAACACAAAACAGCAGTCACTAACAACATTATGAAGCTATTAATTCAAGAATGTGATTAcataaaacacaaacaaaaataaaatgattaccTGCGGAGCATGAGATTGGCGAAACCATAGTGATAAATGGTGGTGATGTGACTCCCAATAACACTGGTATAAACCCCTTGCTGAGTAATATCAATAGGAAGCAAGCACTTGAGCCCGGTATGATAATCCCCCAAAAGACAATGAACCCTAAGCAAGCCCACCATGCTAAAATACCCCAACACCTTCAGCACATTGCTCCCCCCATTGTAATCATAACCATCGGTCGCGGTAAACTGCTCGAGCCCCTCCTTCTCCTGCTCCAGAATCTGAATAATGGCACTCTTCTCCACCAGCGCCTGGAGGAAGTTGAGGACCCCGAAAACATTCCAGGCCTGGTCGAACTGGCGCAAGAGGGCGATTTCTTGTTCAGTCTTGCTCTTCATCTTGGCACGGTACTGGCAGAAGCTCTGGAACTGGTAGACGAACTCGTCGACCATGTCCCATAGCCACTGGTTGGGGAGCTGCATGTTGACGACGCCGTGGAGGACAACCTGGAAGAGGCTGCAGTAGTTGTCCCACGAGTCGATGCGCTGGCGGAGCGTCGGAGTGAGACGAGCGTAGAGGTGGCGGAACCACATCTCGCGGTAGAGGAGGCAGAAGACGTGGTCGTTGTCGACGTAGTGCGCGACGGCGTCCACGGAGGGCCACGGGGTATCCTTGAAGAGACGCTCCGAGAGGGTCTGGAAGGAGCTCTCGTACATCTGGTGGATCTCGTACACGTTCTTTTCGCGGATGTGACGGTACAGGTGAACCACAAAAGATTTTACCGAGTCGGGGACAAAGTTCGGGTCGTACCCTAGCTCCTGCGGTTGCTGCGAGCGCTCTTCGAAGTCTTGGTTCGCCATGGTTGGAAGATGGAACAGGGTTCAGGGGATAGAGGTGCCGATATAGAAGAACTAGGTTAGGGTTTGCGCACGCACACCGTCATAGAGGACTGAGTAAGTTAACGAAACGCTATTTACcgtaacaaaaataaatgaataaattgctcagaatatattttattcaggGACACCACAACTAAAGTATCGGGCTTCTTGTATATATCCAAAGTTTAATaggttggataaaaaaaatgaaaaaagatatgGAAATATCTCCAAATAATAAAGTGAAGAGTTAAAATACAGTTTTTACTATCTTAACTCTTGTATTTATATAAGCAATAGGGTAAGAAAATTAATTCTTATCTTGTCTCTAAATTGTTAAAGTTTTTCATAACAGTAAATTTAGAgtcaattaattcaaattttgtaaatttatatattttttataaaaaaaaaatcaacttctcttattaaaataagtataagAAGTGTTTATATTATATCACCAActtctcttattttaaaaattactttcctTTCTTAAGAGATAATTATGTactatattttagtttattttaatgtgCATAAATCCATTTATAAAGAAGAAGGTCATCATTTAGCTAAATTTAATGTGATAttatcaattttcaaattttaatagatgACTTAAACACTTAGGGTAGGgtgtatttaattttacatttagaTGGATGGACACACATTCCAATGTACATTTGTGAGAAGCTTCAACttattacttttaattcaaCATCAGTTTGAAGTTTCCAACGAAACAACAAACATGCACTTgtattattttcttcaaatttttatttataaactttttatctttaatattttgAGTTAGTAATAGGATTATTCGGTTTGGAAagatgttttcttgttttattttttttaattataaaaatatcacattattttttattttattcttaaatacttgtacatgaaaaatgaaacatttttttattttcaatttttatacaaaacatctgaaaataagaattaaattaaaaatcaagtaacatttttaaattaaaaaagatagtaATATTTTCTGAAATCAAATAGACTTTAAGGTTCGTACTCTTCTTGAGTTTTTTTCACATATATCTTTAGAAACAATCATATTTGGGACATAATAAatactaaatttaaatataagtgCACATACCCAATAATTTGAGACTAAAAAAGCAATTAAGAAAAGGCAGGCCCATAGAGAGAAGACCAGCAAGTGCGGTTCGGCAACCCATCCACCTTAGGAAAGGCAAAGCTTGGTCATTcccaatttaattattattcacaAGCTAAACTACACAAACTGTACCTATTGGACCAGACCAGATGAAATCGTAGTTCAAAGTTGAGCATCAAATCCATCCTTCTTTAATCAACATTTGCTTTTGTCATATGATACATGTCAACATTTTTGTCCAAAACTGATTTCCATACCATGCAGCATTCTTTTAAGGCATGAAGGCTGGAAAAGATGATGTTTCACACTGAATTTATCCAGTTCAGAGTCTTTGCCTGTTTAAGTTAGTATGTGTTGAATGAGGTGCCTCATCATAGCTGTCAGgttcatcttcttcatcagaAGAAAGAAGGGATGGACCCATCCATGCCTTAAACCCTTCATTAACACGCCTTTCCACCTCTGGTGTGACTTCCAGGGGGCTCGCTTCCAGCATTTCCAACCCTAGATTTCGACCACTAAAATTTCCCTCGTCAAGAATTGTGGCTGCCTTTCTCCTCAAGAAGAAGGCAGTACCACCATATAGTACAACCAGTCCCCAACATGCAATTTCATAGCACCAAAACAGAGGTTTAGAGCAGTTGCTCATCAATGTCAAGAGAGTTGAACCAAGAAACAAGGCAAGACCACCAAAGACGATAGCAAAGATAAGGTTTAAGATGGACAGACAGCGAACACCTCCTGTAAGTTAtccaaagaaataaaaaacttaaatcaattttgaacacataaaattatcaaatatcagAAGAAATGAAGATTACAACTGATGCCATAATTTGAAAGCGAGAAAAAGCACACAAAGGAAAAAATCATTTAGAAGAAAACATACCCCGTCTCGAAgcacaataattattttcaaccacCTTCAAGCATCCATGCCTATTTGGAGCAGAATATGCAACAGTCATGCCTGTGAAataattatcatcatcatcatattttttaaaaaaaatcaagc encodes the following:
- the LOC114409092 gene encoding eukaryotic translation initiation factor 3 subunit L-like; this translates as MANQDFEERSQQPQELGYDPNFVPDSVKSFVVHLYRHIREKNVYEIHQMYESSFQTLSERLFKDTPWPSVDAVAHYVDNDHVFCLLYREMWFRHLYARLTPTLRQRIDSWDNYCSLFQVVLHGVVNMQLPNQWLWDMVDEFVYQFQSFCQYRAKMKSKTEQEIALLRQFDQAWNVFGVLNFLQALVEKSAIIQILEQEKEGLEQFTATDGYDYNGGSNVLKVLGYFSMVGLLRVHCLLGDYHTGLKCLLPIDITQQGVYTSVIGSHITTIYHYGFANLMLRRYVEAIREFNKILLYIFKTKQYHQKSPQYEQILKKNEQMYALLAISLSLCPQSRLVDETVNSQLREKYGEKMVRMQRYDDEAFAIYDELFSYACPKFITPSAPSFEEPLVNYNQDAYRLQLKLFLYEAKQQQLLSGVRTFLKVYSTISLTKLASYMEVDEPTLRTILMTYKHKTHAVDSDGKITSNADLDFYIDDDTIHVMESKPAKRYGDYFLRQIVKLEGVINEMDGIKLE
- the LOC114409094 gene encoding uncharacterized protein LOC114409094; translation: MAIIGDALRQAFMPKREYESLREEDKAWGKLLRPVTVASVAVIVLAIAVSTVISLKIVFPSSDGRRAFCVDRRLQPIQIGMKGGSDSDLFPGAFYLTDQEIADYYWMLVFIPSMIVFALSVVYLVAGMTVAYSAPNRHGCLKVVENNYCASRRGGVRCLSILNLIFAIVFGGLALFLGSTLLTLMSNCSKPLFWCYEIACWGLVVLYGGTAFFLRRKAATILDEGNFSGRNLGLEMLEASPLEVTPEVERRVNEGFKAWMGPSLLSSDEEDEPDSYDEAPHSTHTNLNRQRL